The genomic DNA GGTATTGAGGCTCCAGATGACCTAGGGGGGCCCTGGCCCCTACTACGCACCTGACGGGAGCGCGGCCTGGGCAGGCGTGTATCCCAAGGGAGGCTGCGTGGCCTGTCGACCGGCCGGGCGCATTGCTCGGGAGGCCCCGTCAGCGGCCCTCTTCGGCCCCTGCGCTCCAGCCCCCAATATGCCTTCCATCCTTACCTATGCTCAAGGCGGAGATGCACTACCGGTTGCTCGCCAGGGCCCGCCCCGAGTGGGTCCAGGTGCGCCTGCAACTCGCCCGCGTCATCGAGGAGCAGGGGCGGGTGGTGGATGCCGAGCGGGAATTGCTCCTGCTCAAGAACGAACAACCGGGCAACCTCCTGGTGCTCAACCAACTGGCCGGGCTGTACGAGCGCACGGGCCGCTCCCGGCTGGCGGCCCAGGTGCGCGCCCAATCCAGGCCACCTGATCCCCCCAAGAAGATGCGCCCCTTGCAGCCGTCCCGCCGCTAGGAGGGCGGCGGGCTTCTGGCTCATTGCGTGGATCGTGTCACTGCATACACTGCGCCCGCCTTGAAGACCGCCAACCTCGCCATCGTGTTCACCGACATCCAGGGTTTCTCCGAGCGCACCAGCCGGCAGACCCTGGAGGAGAACCAGCGTCTGCTGCGGACCCACAGCGATCTGCTGGTGCCCGTCTTCAAGGCCTTCGGCGGGCGCATCGTCAAATCCATTGGGGACGCGTTCCTCGTCACCTTCGAATCGCCCACCCAGGCCGTGCTCAGTGGCATGGCCATCCAGGACAGGCTCTGGAGCTACAACCGGAGCGCCCCCGAGGCCGAGCGGCTCGATGTGCGCGTGGCCATCAACGTGGGCGAGGTGCGGCTGGAGGCCCAGGACGTCTTCGGCGAGCCCGTCAACATCGCCGCCCGCGTGGAGTCCATCACCGATGCGGGTGAGGTCTTCTTCACCGAGGCCGTCTACCTCGCCATGAACAAGGCGGAGGTGCCCTCGCGCGAGGTGGGCGCCTTCGAGCTCAAGGGCATCCCCGGGAAGATCCGCGTCTTCCGCGTGCCCCGGGCGCCCTACCGGGTGGGGACGCCCGCCCCGGAGGAGCCGCCTCCCGAGCCCGCGCTCTCCCTCGAACAGCCGCCCTTCGGCAACCTCGCCCTCTCGCGCGTGCCCGAGTCGGCCCTGGCGCCGGTGACCCCGGTGGGCGAGCGCCTGGCGCGTGGCACCCGCACGGCGATCCTCGCGGTGAAGTCCCGGCGGCGGCTCGATTTGTCGCCCAGGACC from Melittangium boletus DSM 14713 includes the following:
- a CDS encoding adenylate/guanylate cyclase domain-containing protein, which codes for MKTANLAIVFTDIQGFSERTSRQTLEENQRLLRTHSDLLVPVFKAFGGRIVKSIGDAFLVTFESPTQAVLSGMAIQDRLWSYNRSAPEAERLDVRVAINVGEVRLEAQDVFGEPVNIAARVESITDAGEVFFTEAVYLAMNKAEVPSREVGAFELKGIPGKIRVFRVPRAPYRVGTPAPEEPPPEPALSLEQPPFGNLALSRVPESALAPVTPVGERLARGTRTAILAVKSRRRLDLSPRTLALVGGALALLLVGVGIVALGRSPAEAAISEVAEAPSPKEKAALAEKARKLIAEGEASPGEREGLLGRLDEALDKPRDAVRHYSAAVKAGQEDASERLTGLLAHKDCSVRVDAAEALGALKVSSARGALESLAKEGGPGERRGLFGCDSRDAADKALKRLGR